One Streptomyces sp. V4I8 genomic window carries:
- a CDS encoding glutamate synthase subunit beta, which translates to MADPKGFLNHGREVAKSRPVDVRLKDWNEVYVPGSLLPIISKQASRCMDCGIPFCHNGCPLGNLIPEWNDYAYREDWAAASERLHATNNFPEFTGRLCPAPCESACVLGINQPAVTIKNVEVSIIDKAWDEGTVAPQAPERLSGKTVAVIGSGPAGLAAAQQLTRAGHTVAVYERADRIGGLLRYGIPEFKMEKRHINRRIEQMRAEGTRFRTGIEIGRDLKATDLKKRYDAVVIAAGATTARDLPVPGRELQGIYQAMEYLPLANKVQEGDFVTPPISAEGKHVVVIGGGDTGADCVGTAHRQGAASVTQLEIMPRPGDERNAVSQPWPTFPMLYKVTSAHEEGGERVYSVSTTHFEGDEDGNVQWLHLTEVEFIDGKLTPKPGTERKIPAQLVTLAMGFTGTDRENGLVDQFGLDLDERGNIARDADFQTNVPGVFVAGDAGRGQSLIVWAIAEGRSAARGCDRFLTGASELPAPIKPTDRALMV; encoded by the coding sequence ATGGCTGACCCGAAGGGCTTTCTGAACCACGGCCGCGAGGTCGCCAAGTCCCGCCCGGTCGACGTACGTCTGAAGGACTGGAACGAGGTCTACGTCCCCGGCTCCCTGCTGCCGATCATCAGCAAGCAGGCCAGCCGCTGCATGGACTGCGGCATCCCGTTCTGCCACAACGGCTGTCCGCTGGGGAACCTCATCCCCGAGTGGAACGACTACGCCTACCGCGAGGACTGGGCCGCCGCGTCCGAGCGTCTGCACGCCACGAACAACTTCCCGGAGTTCACGGGCCGTCTGTGCCCCGCTCCCTGTGAGTCGGCGTGTGTGCTCGGCATCAACCAGCCGGCCGTGACCATCAAGAACGTCGAGGTCTCGATCATCGACAAGGCGTGGGACGAGGGCACCGTCGCCCCGCAGGCCCCCGAGCGCCTGTCCGGCAAGACCGTCGCCGTGATCGGCTCGGGCCCGGCGGGCCTGGCCGCCGCCCAGCAGCTCACGCGGGCGGGCCACACCGTCGCCGTCTACGAGCGCGCGGACCGCATCGGAGGCCTCCTCCGCTACGGCATCCCCGAGTTCAAGATGGAGAAGCGGCACATCAACCGCCGTATCGAGCAGATGCGCGCGGAGGGCACCCGCTTCCGCACCGGCATCGAGATCGGCCGCGACCTCAAGGCGACCGACCTCAAGAAGCGGTACGACGCCGTCGTCATCGCCGCCGGCGCCACGACCGCCCGTGACCTCCCGGTCCCCGGCCGCGAGCTCCAGGGCATCTACCAGGCCATGGAGTACCTGCCGCTGGCCAACAAGGTGCAGGAGGGCGACTTCGTGACGCCCCCGATCTCGGCCGAGGGGAAGCACGTCGTGGTCATCGGCGGTGGCGACACCGGCGCCGACTGCGTGGGCACCGCCCACCGCCAGGGCGCGGCCTCCGTCACGCAGCTGGAGATCATGCCCCGCCCGGGCGACGAGCGGAACGCCGTCTCCCAGCCGTGGCCGACCTTCCCGATGCTCTACAAGGTCACGTCCGCGCACGAGGAGGGCGGCGAGCGGGTCTACTCCGTCTCGACGACCCACTTCGAGGGCGACGAGGACGGCAACGTCCAGTGGCTGCACCTCACCGAGGTCGAGTTCATCGACGGCAAGCTGACCCCGAAGCCGGGCACGGAGCGCAAGATCCCCGCCCAGCTGGTGACGCTGGCGATGGGCTTCACGGGCACCGACCGCGAGAACGGCCTCGTCGACCAGTTCGGCCTGGACCTCGACGAGCGCGGCAACATCGCCCGCGACGCCGACTTCCAGACCAACGTCCCCGGTGTCTTCGTCGCCGGTGACGCGGGCCGCGGCCAGTCGCTCATCGTCTGGGCCATCGCGGAGGGCCGGTCGGCCGCCCGCGGCTGCGACCGCTTCCTGACGGGCGCCAGCGAACTGCCGGCCCCCATCAAGCCGACGGACCGCGCGCTGATGGTCTGA
- the gltB gene encoding glutamate synthase large subunit, with protein sequence MRTPRQPSQHSANGQNWSFMDARPAAQGMYDPRNERDACGVGFVATLTGEASHTLVEQALTVLRNLEHRGATGSEPDSGDGAGILSQVPDAFFREVAGFELPEAGAYAVGIAFLPEDGTQDVVSQIETIASEEGLTVLGWREVPVAPELLGATARSTMPAFRQLFVADGSSKDIALDRKAFVLRKRAEREAGVYFPSLSARTIVYKGMLTTGQLEPFFPDLSDRRFGSAVALVHSRFSTNTFPSWPLAHPYRFVAHNGEINTVKGNRNWMVARESQLVSDLFGSDSKALDRIFPVCTPDASDSASFDEVLELLHLGGRSLPHSVLMMIPEAWENHDSMDPARRAFYQFHSTMMEPWDGPACVTFTDGTQVGAVLDRNGLRPGRYWVTDDGLVVLGSEVGVLDIDPAKVVRKGRLQPGRMFLVDTAEHRIIEDDEIKAQLAAEKPYAEWLEAGEIELSDLPEREHIVHTHASVTRRQQTFGYTEEELRVILAPMAKAGAEPIGSMGTDSPIAALSDRPRLLFDYFTQLFAQVTNPPLDAIREELVTSLHSSLGPQGNLLDPTAASCRSVTLPFPVIDNDELAKLIHINADGDMPGFKAATLSGLYRVHGGGDALAARIEEICAEADAAIDNGARLIVLSDRHSDAEHAPIPSLLLTAAVHHHLIRTKQRTHVGLLVEAGDVREVHHVALLIGYGAAAVNPYLAMESVEDLVRAGTFLSDIEAEQAIRNLIYALGKGVLKVMSKMGISTVASYRGAQVFEAVGLVDAFVEKYFNGTATKIGGVGIDVIAKEVAARHAKAYPASGIAPAHRALDIGGEYQWRREGEPHLFDPETVFRLQHSTRTGRYDIFKKYTERVNEQSERLMTLRGLFGFKSDRPSISIDEVEPASEIVKRFSTGAMSYGSISKEAHETLAIAMNQLGGKSNTGEGGEDPERLYDPARRSSIKQVASGRFGVTSEYLVNADDIQIKMAQGAKPGEGGQLPGHKVYPWVAKTRHSTPGVGLISPPPHHDIYSIEDLAQLIHDLKNANPQARIHVKLVSEVGVGTVAAGVSKAHADVVLISGHDGGTGASPLTSLKHAGGPWELGLAETQQTLLLNGLRDRIVVQTDGQLKTGRDVVIAALLGAEEFGFATAPLVVSGCVMMRVCHLDTCPVGIATQNPTLRDRFSGKAEYVVNFFQYIAEEVREILAELGFRTIEEAVGHAETLDVTRAVDHWKAQGLDLEPLFHVPALPEGAVRHQLIEQDHGLEKALDNELIKLAADALAADFATDAQPVRAQVKVRNINRTVGTMLGHEVTKKFGGAGLPDDTIDITFTGSAGQSFGAFLPRGVTLRLEGDANDYVGKGLSGGRVIVRPDRGADHLAEYSTIAGNTIAYGATGGELFLRGRTGERFCVRNSGATVVSEGVGDHGCEYMTGGHAVVLGETGRNFAAGMSGGIAYVIDLDRDNVNVGNVSAVEALDDTDKQWLHDVVRRHQEETGSTVAEKLLAEWDTAVERFSKIIPSTYKAVLAAKDAAERAGLSETEITEKMMEAAING encoded by the coding sequence ATGCGTACGCCGCGCCAGCCGTCCCAGCACTCCGCGAATGGCCAGAACTGGTCGTTCATGGATGCTCGCCCTGCTGCGCAGGGTATGTACGACCCCCGCAACGAGCGCGACGCCTGTGGCGTCGGCTTCGTGGCCACCCTCACCGGCGAGGCGAGCCACACGCTGGTCGAGCAGGCGCTGACCGTTCTGCGCAATCTCGAACACCGTGGTGCCACCGGCTCCGAGCCCGACTCGGGTGACGGCGCGGGCATCCTCTCCCAGGTGCCGGACGCCTTCTTCCGTGAGGTGGCCGGGTTCGAACTGCCCGAGGCCGGTGCGTACGCCGTCGGTATCGCCTTCCTGCCGGAGGACGGAACCCAGGACGTCGTCTCGCAGATCGAGACGATCGCGTCCGAGGAGGGCCTCACCGTCCTCGGCTGGCGCGAGGTTCCCGTCGCCCCCGAGCTGCTGGGTGCCACCGCCCGCTCGACGATGCCCGCCTTCCGCCAGCTCTTCGTGGCGGACGGTTCCTCGAAGGACATCGCGCTCGACCGCAAGGCCTTCGTGCTGCGCAAGCGCGCCGAGCGCGAGGCCGGTGTCTACTTCCCGTCGCTGTCGGCCCGCACCATCGTCTACAAGGGCATGCTGACCACGGGCCAGCTGGAGCCCTTCTTCCCGGACCTGTCCGACCGCCGCTTCGGCTCGGCCGTCGCCCTCGTCCACTCGCGCTTCTCGACGAACACCTTCCCGTCGTGGCCGCTCGCGCATCCGTACCGCTTCGTCGCGCACAACGGTGAGATCAACACCGTCAAGGGCAACCGCAACTGGATGGTCGCCCGCGAGTCGCAGCTCGTCTCCGACCTGTTCGGATCCGACAGCAAGGCCCTCGACCGGATCTTCCCGGTGTGCACGCCGGACGCCTCCGACTCGGCGTCCTTCGACGAGGTGCTGGAGCTGCTCCACCTCGGTGGCCGTTCGCTGCCCCACTCCGTGCTGATGATGATCCCGGAGGCGTGGGAGAACCACGACTCCATGGACCCGGCCCGGCGCGCCTTCTACCAGTTCCACTCCACGATGATGGAGCCCTGGGACGGCCCGGCCTGTGTCACCTTCACCGACGGCACCCAGGTCGGCGCCGTGCTCGACCGCAACGGTCTGCGCCCCGGCCGCTACTGGGTCACCGACGACGGCCTCGTCGTCCTCGGCTCCGAGGTCGGCGTCCTCGACATCGACCCCGCCAAGGTCGTCCGCAAGGGCCGCCTGCAGCCCGGCCGCATGTTCCTCGTGGACACCGCCGAGCACCGCATCATCGAGGACGACGAGATCAAGGCCCAGCTCGCGGCGGAGAAGCCGTACGCCGAGTGGCTGGAAGCCGGCGAGATCGAGCTGTCCGACCTGCCCGAGCGCGAGCACATCGTGCACACGCACGCCTCGGTCACCCGCCGCCAGCAGACCTTCGGTTACACCGAGGAGGAGCTGCGCGTCATCCTCGCGCCGATGGCCAAGGCCGGTGCCGAGCCGATCGGCTCGATGGGCACCGACTCGCCGATCGCCGCGCTGAGCGACCGCCCGCGTCTGCTCTTCGACTACTTCACCCAGCTGTTCGCGCAGGTCACCAACCCGCCGCTGGACGCCATCCGCGAGGAGCTCGTCACCTCGCTGCACTCCTCGCTGGGCCCGCAGGGCAACCTGCTCGACCCGACGGCCGCGTCCTGCCGCTCGGTCACCCTGCCCTTCCCGGTGATCGACAACGACGAGCTGGCCAAGCTCATCCACATCAACGCCGACGGCGACATGCCCGGCTTCAAGGCCGCGACCCTGTCCGGTCTGTACCGGGTGCACGGCGGTGGTGACGCCCTCGCCGCGCGGATCGAGGAGATCTGCGCCGAGGCCGACGCCGCCATCGACAACGGGGCCCGGCTGATCGTCCTGTCGGACCGCCACTCGGACGCCGAACACGCGCCGATCCCGTCGCTGCTGCTCACCGCGGCCGTCCACCACCACCTCATCCGCACCAAGCAGCGCACGCACGTGGGCCTGCTGGTCGAGGCCGGTGACGTCCGCGAGGTCCACCACGTCGCCCTGCTGATCGGCTACGGCGCCGCCGCCGTGAACCCGTACCTGGCGATGGAGTCCGTCGAGGACCTGGTCCGCGCGGGCACCTTCCTCTCGGACATCGAGGCCGAGCAGGCCATCCGCAACCTGATCTACGCCCTCGGCAAGGGCGTCCTGAAGGTCATGTCCAAGATGGGCATCTCGACCGTCGCCTCCTACCGCGGCGCCCAGGTCTTCGAGGCCGTCGGCCTCGTAGACGCCTTCGTCGAGAAGTACTTCAACGGCACGGCCACCAAGATCGGCGGCGTCGGCATCGACGTCATCGCCAAGGAGGTCGCCGCGCGCCACGCGAAGGCGTACCCGGCGTCGGGCATCGCGCCCGCCCACCGCGCCCTCGACATAGGCGGCGAGTACCAGTGGCGCCGTGAGGGTGAGCCGCACCTGTTCGACCCGGAGACGGTCTTCCGCCTCCAGCACTCCACGCGCACCGGTCGCTACGACATCTTCAAGAAGTACACCGAGCGCGTGAACGAGCAGTCCGAGCGCCTCATGACGCTCCGCGGGCTCTTCGGCTTCAAGTCCGACCGCCCCTCGATCTCCATTGACGAGGTCGAGCCGGCCAGCGAGATCGTCAAGCGCTTCTCCACCGGCGCCATGTCGTACGGCTCCATCTCCAAGGAGGCGCACGAGACCCTCGCCATCGCCATGAACCAGCTGGGCGGCAAGTCCAACACCGGTGAGGGCGGCGAGGACCCGGAGCGTCTGTACGACCCGGCGCGGCGTTCGTCGATCAAGCAGGTCGCCTCCGGCCGCTTCGGTGTCACGTCCGAGTACCTGGTCAACGCCGACGACATCCAGATCAAGATGGCCCAGGGCGCCAAGCCCGGTGAGGGCGGCCAGCTGCCCGGCCACAAGGTCTACCCGTGGGTCGCCAAGACGCGTCACTCGACGCCGGGCGTGGGCCTGATCTCCCCGCCGCCGCACCACGACATCTACTCCATCGAGGACCTGGCCCAGCTGATCCACGACCTGAAGAACGCGAACCCGCAGGCGCGGATTCACGTCAAGCTGGTCTCCGAGGTCGGCGTCGGCACGGTCGCGGCGGGTGTGTCGAAGGCGCACGCGGACGTGGTACTCATCTCCGGCCACGACGGCGGTACGGGTGCCTCCCCGCTGACCTCGCTCAAGCACGCGGGCGGTCCCTGGGAGCTCGGCCTCGCCGAGACCCAGCAGACGCTGCTGCTCAACGGCCTGCGCGACCGCATCGTCGTACAGACCGACGGTCAGCTGAAGACCGGCCGTGACGTCGTCATCGCCGCGCTGCTCGGCGCCGAGGAGTTCGGTTTCGCGACCGCGCCGCTCGTCGTCTCCGGCTGCGTCATGATGCGCGTCTGCCACCTGGACACCTGCCCGGTCGGCATCGCCACCCAGAACCCGACGCTCCGCGACCGGTTCTCCGGCAAGGCCGAGTACGTCGTGAACTTCTTCCAGTACATCGCCGAAGAGGTCCGCGAGATCCTCGCCGAGCTGGGCTTCCGCACCATCGAGGAGGCCGTCGGCCACGCCGAGACGCTGGACGTCACGCGTGCCGTCGACCACTGGAAGGCGCAGGGCCTGGACCTGGAGCCGCTGTTCCACGTGCCCGCACTGCCCGAGGGCGCGGTGCGTCACCAGCTGATCGAGCAGGACCACGGCCTGGAGAAGGCGCTCGACAACGAGCTCATCAAGCTCGCCGCCGACGCCCTGGCCGCGGACTTCGCGACCGACGCCCAGCCGGTGCGCGCCCAGGTCAAGGTCCGCAACATCAACCGCACGGTCGGCACCATGCTCGGCCACGAGGTGACGAAGAAGTTCGGTGGCGCGGGCCTGCCCGACGACACCATCGACATCACCTTCACCGGTTCCGCGGGCCAGTCCTTCGGCGCCTTCCTCCCGCGCGGTGTCACGCTGCGCCTGGAGGGCGACGCCAACGACTACGTCGGCAAGGGCCTCTCCGGCGGCCGGGTGATCGTCCGCCCGGACCGGGGCGCCGACCACCTCGCCGAGTACTCGACGATCGCGGGCAACACCATCGCGTACGGCGCGACCGGCGGCGAGCTGTTCCTGCGCGGTCGTACGGGCGAGCGGTTCTGTGTCCGCAACTCCGGCGCGACGGTCGTCTCCGAGGGCGTGGGCGACCACGGCTGCGAGTACATGACCGGCGGTCACGCGGTGGTCCTGGGCGAGACGGGCCGTAACTTCGCGGCCGGTATGTCCGGCGGCATCGCGTACGTCATCGACCTCGACCGCGACAACGTCAACGTCGGCAACGTCAGCGCCGTCGAGGCCCTCGACGACACCGACAAGCAGTGGCTGCACGACGTGGTCCGCCGTCACCAGGAGGAGACCGGATCCACGGTCGCCGAGAAGCTCCTGGCCGAGTGGGACACCGCCGTCGAGCGCTTCAGCAAGATCATCCCCAGCACGTACAAGGCAGTGCTCGCCGCCAAGGACGCCGCCGAGCGAGCCGGTCTGTCCGAGACCGAGATCACCGAGAAGATGATGGAGGCGGCGATCAATGGCTGA
- a CDS encoding VIT1/CCC1 transporter family protein yields MAIIETEAPLHEAHRDNHTHRDVNGGWLRPAVFGAMDGLVSNLALMTGVAGGAVGQQTIVLSGLAGLAAGAFSMAAGEYTSVASQRELVEAELDVERRELRKHPKDEEAELAALYEARGVEPRLAKAVAEQLSRDPEVALEIHAREELGIDPGDLPSPLVAAVSSFGSFALGALLPVLPYLLGATSLWPAVLLALVGLFLCGAVVAKVTARTWWYSGLRQLALGGAAAGVTYALGGWFGTAVG; encoded by the coding sequence ATGGCCATCATCGAGACCGAGGCGCCGCTGCACGAGGCGCACCGTGACAACCACACCCACCGCGATGTGAACGGCGGCTGGCTGCGGCCCGCGGTCTTCGGTGCGATGGACGGGCTGGTCTCCAACCTCGCCCTGATGACCGGCGTCGCGGGCGGCGCGGTCGGTCAGCAGACCATCGTGCTGAGCGGCCTCGCCGGGCTCGCCGCCGGCGCCTTCTCCATGGCCGCGGGCGAGTACACCTCCGTCGCCTCGCAGCGTGAGCTCGTCGAGGCCGAGCTGGACGTCGAGCGGCGGGAGCTGAGAAAGCACCCGAAGGACGAGGAGGCCGAGCTCGCGGCGCTCTATGAGGCGCGGGGGGTCGAGCCGCGGCTCGCGAAGGCCGTCGCCGAGCAGCTCTCCCGTGATCCCGAGGTGGCCCTGGAGATACACGCCCGCGAGGAACTCGGCATCGACCCCGGCGATCTGCCCTCGCCGCTGGTCGCGGCCGTCTCGTCGTTCGGGTCCTTCGCGCTGGGTGCCCTGCTGCCCGTACTGCCGTATCTGCTCGGTGCGACCTCGCTGTGGCCGGCCGTGCTGCTCGCGCTCGTCGGGCTGTTCCTGTGCGGTGCGGTCGTGGCCAAGGTGACGGCACGGACCTGGTGGTACAGCGGGCTGCGGCAGCTCGCGCTCGGTGGTGCCGCAGCCGGTGTGACGTACGCCCTGGGCGGTTGGTTCGGAACGGCCGTAGGATAG
- a CDS encoding ADP-ribosylglycohydrolase family protein, producing MPSIACIPSVPAPGDAAELRERARGALLGLAVGDALGAPAENMKPSEIRARWGRITGFVADNPSGTDDTEYAIFSGLLLARHGSALTPAHVETAWHEWIADRAEGPFRGAGFSERGTLENLRRGLAAPISAQHRHAWSDGLAMRAAPFGVFAAGRPAEAARLVAIDGSVSHDGEGIYGGQAVAAGVAAAMAGAPTIAVVASALAVVPDDSWTARSLRRAVAVAHRGERAVRSAVVIGGYPWTDLAPEAVALAFGAYAAADGDFVQAVLTAVNMGRDADTTAAVAGALAGATQGAPAIPTEWAAAIGPARGSCLPSMAGHHVLDVAELLVPGEDRKWVTGGLAAVEAPTSRAGARR from the coding sequence ATGCCATCCATCGCCTGCATCCCCTCGGTCCCGGCGCCGGGGGACGCCGCCGAACTCCGCGAACGGGCGCGCGGCGCGCTCCTGGGCCTGGCGGTCGGCGACGCGCTGGGCGCCCCCGCGGAGAACATGAAGCCCTCCGAGATCCGCGCCCGCTGGGGCCGCATCACGGGGTTCGTCGCCGACAACCCCTCCGGCACGGACGACACCGAGTACGCGATCTTCTCGGGCCTCCTCCTCGCCCGCCACGGCTCCGCCCTCACCCCGGCCCATGTGGAGACGGCCTGGCACGAGTGGATCGCGGACCGGGCGGAGGGCCCGTTCCGGGGCGCGGGCTTCAGCGAGCGCGGCACGCTGGAGAACCTCCGCCGAGGACTGGCGGCCCCCATCTCGGCCCAGCACCGCCATGCCTGGAGCGACGGCCTCGCCATGCGGGCGGCCCCCTTCGGCGTCTTCGCGGCGGGCCGACCGGCGGAGGCGGCCCGCCTGGTGGCGATCGACGGCTCGGTGAGCCACGACGGCGAAGGCATCTACGGCGGCCAGGCGGTGGCGGCGGGCGTGGCGGCGGCCATGGCGGGGGCGCCCACGATCGCGGTCGTGGCCTCGGCCCTCGCCGTGGTCCCGGACGACTCCTGGACGGCCAGATCCCTGAGAAGGGCGGTGGCAGTGGCCCACCGCGGCGAACGCGCGGTCCGCTCCGCCGTCGTCATCGGCGGCTACCCCTGGACCGACCTCGCCCCCGAGGCGGTCGCCCTGGCCTTCGGCGCGTACGCGGCAGCGGACGGCGACTTCGTCCAGGCGGTCCTCACCGCCGTGAACATGGGCCGGGACGCGGACACCACGGCGGCCGTGGCGGGTGCGCTGGCCGGCGCGACCCAGGGGGCACCGGCGATCCCGACGGAGTGGGCGGCGGCGATCGGGCCGGCGAGGGGGAGCTGTCTGCCGTCGATGGCCGGGCATCACGTGCTGGACGTGGCGGAGTTGCTGGTGCCGGGGGAGGACAGGAAATGGGTGACGGGGGGACTCGCGGCAGTCGAGGCGCCGACATCGCGCGCCGGAGCCCGACGATGA
- a CDS encoding ADP-ribosylglycohydrolase family protein, which produces MTPPTPWDEGAPTMPPPEAEPTLLVQPAEPTIADGSPVTQPNEPAAADGGHAPLGPPAAEDESRTGGAGGNQQPAEGEAEAGTAHAPQHKANRVEGLLLGLAAGDAAGWPAARHRAARMPDWTRRLTRELDTFAEHNATTTLPVPIALNQPPEPLRLGPSDDAEWAAFAAEALLRAGDDTALGDLSRERRTRAAIDLTWNAVASEVAAAADRAPEIESAILPLRARISVRAGLGNLATGLRPPATGHDNPHYFDDAACVRACVLAVAHPGDPHLAADLAEFDARYTQDGDGVHGARAMAAALSLALTGAKTETCVAAALTELPEETEIGRNARHALRLAQDADSAFALIPLLEHQIVDHVYSYGIAAAETVPVALALAVAADGRIAEAVPAAACLSRVADSAPALVGALTGALGGGTSVPASWRDACRTLSGCVLPRLTGTDLVELAELLEATQPARPGG; this is translated from the coding sequence ATGACCCCGCCCACCCCATGGGACGAGGGCGCCCCGACCATGCCACCCCCAGAAGCCGAGCCCACGCTGCTCGTACAGCCGGCCGAGCCGACGATCGCGGACGGCTCGCCCGTGACACAGCCGAACGAACCCGCGGCCGCCGACGGCGGGCACGCCCCACTGGGGCCACCCGCAGCCGAAGACGAGAGCCGCACGGGCGGTGCGGGTGGGAATCAACAACCGGCCGAAGGCGAAGCCGAGGCCGGAACGGCGCACGCCCCGCAACACAAGGCCAACCGCGTCGAAGGCCTCCTGCTCGGCCTGGCCGCAGGCGACGCCGCCGGCTGGCCCGCCGCCCGCCACAGAGCCGCCCGTATGCCCGACTGGACCCGCCGCCTCACCCGCGAACTCGACACCTTCGCCGAACACAACGCCACCACCACCCTCCCCGTCCCCATCGCCCTCAACCAACCCCCCGAACCCCTCCGCCTGGGCCCCTCCGACGACGCGGAATGGGCCGCCTTCGCAGCGGAGGCACTCCTCCGCGCCGGCGACGACACCGCCCTCGGCGACCTCAGCCGAGAACGCCGCACCCGAGCCGCGATCGACCTCACCTGGAACGCCGTAGCCAGCGAGGTCGCCGCCGCAGCGGACCGCGCCCCCGAGATCGAGTCGGCGATCCTCCCCCTGCGCGCCCGCATCTCCGTCCGAGCCGGCCTCGGCAACCTCGCCACCGGCCTGCGCCCACCCGCCACCGGCCACGACAACCCGCACTACTTCGACGACGCGGCCTGCGTCAGGGCCTGCGTCCTCGCCGTGGCCCACCCCGGGGATCCGCACCTCGCCGCCGACCTCGCCGAGTTCGACGCCCGCTACACCCAGGACGGCGACGGCGTTCACGGCGCGAGGGCGATGGCGGCGGCCCTCTCCCTGGCCCTGACCGGCGCGAAGACCGAGACCTGCGTAGCGGCGGCACTCACCGAGCTGCCCGAGGAGACGGAGATCGGCCGCAACGCCCGCCACGCCCTGCGGCTCGCGCAGGACGCCGACAGCGCCTTCGCCCTGATCCCCCTTCTGGAACACCAGATCGTCGACCACGTCTACAGCTACGGCATCGCCGCCGCCGAAACGGTCCCGGTCGCCCTGGCCCTCGCGGTCGCCGCGGACGGCCGTATCGCCGAGGCGGTCCCCGCCGCAGCGTGCCTCTCCCGGGTCGCGGACTCGGCACCGGCGCTGGTCGGGGCATTGACCGGCGCGCTCGGTGGCGGCACCTCCGTCCCCGCGTCCTGGCGCGACGCCTGCCGCACCCTCTCCGGCTGTGTACTCCCCCGGCTCACCGGCACTGACCTGGTGGAACTCGCCGAACTCCTGGAAGCCACGCAACCGGCCCGACCAGGAGGATGA
- a CDS encoding ADP-ribosylglycohydrolase family protein, with the protein MTPKAEESSGPRLDERITGALVGAAVGDALGGPVEGYSPDQILQRHGGRVHGIVGPWNGDAWRTARPIAPYHKGDGHVTDDTLMTHALIRVYGQVRDHLDAYAIADHLVPDLMTNPRWIPELEAEALPLQRVFLAEKWLVARLHYGHVDPREAGVGNIVNCGAAMYMAPVGLVNAADPRAAYAEALDVAGAHQSSYGREAAGVFAAAVATACTPGATPDSVVSTCLSLAKDGTRAAIEKVCEVAGRYTDFESALTPLREAVTPYDTVGPDYRQPSLGARRPSRLHAIEELPVALGMLLVANGEYRQAVLGAVNYGRDCDSIATMAGALAGALGSPVPEDWSKTVAEASRLDLWEPPRTLTEVTREIHARDVHRRRVHEAAFTALEGRPCSD; encoded by the coding sequence ATGACGCCCAAAGCAGAAGAAAGCAGTGGTCCGCGTCTCGACGAGCGGATCACCGGCGCCCTGGTCGGCGCGGCGGTCGGGGACGCCCTCGGCGGCCCGGTGGAGGGCTACTCCCCCGACCAGATCCTTCAGCGCCACGGCGGCCGCGTCCACGGCATCGTCGGCCCCTGGAACGGCGACGCCTGGCGCACGGCCCGCCCCATCGCGCCGTACCACAAGGGCGACGGGCACGTCACCGACGACACCTTGATGACGCACGCGCTGATCCGGGTCTACGGGCAGGTCCGCGACCACCTCGACGCGTACGCGATCGCCGACCACCTGGTCCCGGACCTGATGACCAACCCGCGCTGGATCCCGGAGCTGGAGGCGGAGGCCCTCCCCCTCCAGCGCGTCTTCCTGGCGGAGAAATGGCTGGTGGCCCGCCTCCACTACGGCCATGTGGACCCGCGCGAAGCCGGCGTCGGCAACATCGTCAACTGCGGTGCCGCGATGTACATGGCCCCGGTCGGCCTGGTCAACGCGGCCGACCCGAGGGCCGCGTACGCCGAGGCGCTGGACGTCGCGGGCGCCCACCAGTCGTCGTACGGCCGTGAGGCGGCGGGCGTCTTCGCGGCGGCGGTGGCGACGGCGTGCACTCCCGGCGCCACACCGGACTCGGTCGTCTCGACCTGTCTGTCGCTGGCCAAGGACGGGACGAGGGCGGCGATCGAGAAGGTCTGCGAAGTGGCAGGCCGGTACACGGACTTCGAGTCGGCACTGACCCCGCTCCGGGAGGCGGTCACCCCGTACGACACGGTCGGCCCCGACTACCGACAGCCCTCCCTCGGCGCCCGCCGCCCGTCCCGGCTGCACGCCATCGAGGAACTCCCCGTCGCCCTGGGCATGTTGCTGGTCGCGAACGGCGAGTACCGCCAAGCGGTCCTGGGCGCGGTGAACTACGGCCGCGACTGCGACTCGATCGCGACGATGGCCGGCGCTCTGGCCGGCGCCCTGGGCTCACCGGTCCCCGAGGACTGGTCGAAGACGGTCGCGGAGGCCAGCCGCCTGGACCTCTGGGAGCCGCCCCGCACGCTGACCGAGGTGACGAGGGAGATCCACGCCCGGGACGTACACCGGCGCCGGGTCCACGAAGCGGCGTTCACCGCGCTGGAGGGCCGGCCATGCTCCGACTGA